Part of the Candidatus Cloacimonadota bacterium genome is shown below.
GATCGTGCCGTTATTTTTCTCATCGATCAGTGATGCTCCGGCGTGAGTTACTGAAAATAGGAGGAACATCACAGCCATTCCCGCTACATATTGGGCGAACATGGAATTTTCTTTTGCTTTGCCAAGTAATTTCACTGACTTCAAATCGACGGGATTATCCATTTTTCCGAAGTTTTGTGATTTATTATCAAGAATCGGATCCCGTGCTTCTGCAGAAGAAAACTGCCGGAAGAAGGGACTTTTCATTATGTTCTTCAGCAGAATCTGGGGGAAATTCTCCATCAGAACTTTGTTGATAATTCCGTTTGTGATTCCGTATTCGATCTGGTATTTGGGATCAAAATGGATTTCAAGCGGGATTTTTCTACCGGTTAGAATACTTTTCTCAAATCCTTTGGGAATATAGATCCCGAGTTTGCGCTTTCCTTCCCTGATCCATTCATCCATGGAATTCTGATCGAACGGGATATATTCATCATTCTTTTTTCGTTTCGTATGAACAGCCAGTTCCTGCAGACTATCCAGAATTGCAGTAAATTTTTTGGAAAATTCGGTTCTATCTTCATCGACCAGTATAACCTTGATCTCGTTGATTCCTCCCGTTTTTCCAAATCCACCGAATACTGCTCCGAAAATGAGTGTGATCACCATCGGCACGAGATAGGTTAAAGCAACTGCTGATCTGCTTTTGAAAAACATTTTAAAATCCTTTTTTATGAGTGGTATTATGTTCATTAATTTTTCTCCTTTTACCTCATCTTGATCCTCTTCTAAAAGGAGAGGAAAATCTCCTCTTGAGAGGAGTCCGGCTTTAGCCGGGAGGTGTGTTTATTCTTTGACTCGCAGCGAAGCGTGAGTTAAGAACAACCAATATAAACAGCAGGCAATTCTCGACTCACACTTCCTTCGGTCTTTGCGAGTCAAGTCTTGCCAATATTTATTCGTCTCTCAATTCCCTTCCGGTCAATTTCAGGAAGAGTTTCTCCAGGTTTGGTTTGTTGAAATCAATTTCTTCGATTTCATCTTCATTTTGTTTGATTGAATTAAGAATTCCGGACAAATTTCCAATCAGATTTTCTCCTGAAATTAATATTGAATTATTACTGATTTTTGTTAATTGGAACTCATTCAATACTTTTTGGAATTCCTTGAAATCGATGCTATTTTTGAATTTGATGGTTATACTGTTTTCATCTTCCAGAAGTTTGAACAATTCTTCTTTTGTTCCCAAAGCGATTATCTTTCCGTGATCAATGATCGCAATCCGCTTACATAATCTTTCTGCTTCTTCCATATAATGCGTGGTGAAAATGATCGTTTTGCCGATAGAATTCAACTGCTCGATCATCTCGAAAATGAAATTCCTGGATTGCGGATCAACTCCGACAGTCGGTTCATCCATTAATATTATTTCCGGGTTGTGAAGAAGTCCGGCAGCGATGTTTATGCGTCGTTTCATTCCACCGGAATATTTTTTCAGAGGATCATTTCGACGGTCATAAAGTCCAACCATTTTCAGGATTTCTTCACAGCGTTTTTTCAGTTCAGGTTTGGAAATGCTGTAAATTTCTCCCCAGAATTTCAGGTTTTCAAAAGCTGTTAATTCATCATAAAGTGCGATTTCCTGCGGGATGATGCCGATCTTTTGTTTGATCTTTTCTTTATTATCTCTTAACGATAGATCATTTATGAAAATCTCTCCTTCATCGAACGGCAGGAATGTATTTATGATATTTATCATCGTTGTTTTTCCTGCTCCAT
Proteins encoded:
- a CDS encoding ABC transporter ATP-binding protein; translated protein: MINLKNISKNYGENKALQNVSLKIEKGELFGLLGPNGAGKTTMINIINTFLPFDEGEIFINDLSLRDNKEKIKQKIGIIPQEIALYDELTAFENLKFWGEIYSISKPELKKRCEEILKMVGLYDRRNDPLKKYSGGMKRRINIAAGLLHNPEIILMDEPTVGVDPQSRNFIFEMIEQLNSIGKTIIFTTHYMEEAERLCKRIAIIDHGKIIALGTKEELFKLLEDENSITIKFKNSIDFKEFQKVLNEFQLTKISNNSILISGENLIGNLSGILNSIKQNEDEIEEIDFNKPNLEKLFLKLTGRELRDE
- a CDS encoding ABC transporter permease — protein: MNIIPLIKKDFKMFFKSRSAVALTYLVPMVITLIFGAVFGGFGKTGGINEIKVILVDEDRTEFSKKFTAILDSLQELAVHTKRKKNDEYIPFDQNSMDEWIREGKRKLGIYIPKGFEKSILTGRKIPLEIHFDPKYQIEYGITNGIINKVLMENFPQILLKNIMKSPFFRQFSSAEARDPILDNKSQNFGKMDNPVDLKSVKLLGKAKENSMFAQYVAGMAVMFLLFSVTHAGASLIDEKNNGTINRLLIAPVRRSEILVSKMFYISLMGLSQLIVLFIFGWLVFSLNIFKDVSALVVMIIVTALACASVGIFIASICKNQQQVGSLSTLIVLGMSALGGSMFPSFIMPRYIQTIGKFTLNHWAMKGITDIFWYSKHLADIFPSVLILLGITVMFSFIAIRIFNKRLLE